One Nicotiana tomentosiformis chromosome 4, ASM39032v3, whole genome shotgun sequence genomic window carries:
- the LOC138909680 gene encoding uncharacterized protein, whose amino-acid sequence MNRFLQLDPPVFTGANTEQDPQDFIDEMHKTLQVMRATETEGVELATYRLKGVAYSWYELWEDSREEASPPARWSEFADAFMDHFLPAKTREARAAEFENLKQGSRSVWEYHMEFARLSKYAIFMLPTMEARVHQFVQGPSPLVINEAATTALNSDINY is encoded by the coding sequence ATGAATAGATTTctgcagttggatcctccagtgttcacgggtgctaataCCGAGCAGGACCcacaagacttcattgatgagatgcataagactctccaggttatgcgcgctactgagacggagggagtggagttggccacCTACCGCctaaaaggggtggcatattcgtGGTATGAGTTATGGGAGGATTCTCGGGAGGAGGCGAGCCCTCCAGCaagatggagtgagtttgctgatgcctttatggaccatttcttgcctgccaagaCTAGGGAAGCccgtgccgcagagtttgagaatcttaaacaagggagtaggagtgtgtgggagtatcacatggagttcgcgcgcctTTCAAAatatgccattttcatgttgcctactatggaggctagagtgcaccaGTTTGTGCAGGGACCTAgtcccttggttatcaatgaggccgctacaactgccttgaattcagacattaactattag